In Deinococcus sonorensis KR-87, a single window of DNA contains:
- a CDS encoding DUF2239 family protein yields the protein MNGSYTAFLGSRRLVTGALADVLARVKATSPGPTAELLIFEDRTGQNVDFDLRGDLQEVLARAQPEAKPAGRGRPKLGVVSREVTLLPRHWEWLEAQQGGASAALRRLVDEARKQDPGPERVRVAQGAADRFMAVLAGDLEGYQEASRALYARDASAFAHHTQGWPEDVRAHALHLASPAFTPDPPNA from the coding sequence GTGAACGGGTCATACACTGCTTTCCTCGGGTCGCGCCGGCTGGTCACGGGCGCCCTTGCCGACGTCCTTGCCCGCGTGAAGGCCACGTCGCCTGGCCCCACAGCCGAACTGCTGATCTTCGAAGACCGCACAGGGCAAAACGTCGACTTCGATTTGCGCGGTGATCTTCAGGAGGTGCTCGCACGGGCTCAGCCGGAAGCGAAACCGGCCGGGCGGGGGCGGCCGAAACTTGGCGTGGTGTCGCGCGAAGTGACGCTGCTGCCGCGGCACTGGGAATGGCTTGAAGCGCAGCAGGGCGGCGCCTCTGCCGCCCTGCGCCGCCTGGTGGACGAGGCGCGGAAGCAGGACCCCGGCCCTGAACGCGTTCGTGTTGCCCAGGGCGCTGCCGACCGCTTCATGGCCGTGCTCGCTGGCGATCTGGAGGGGTATCAGGAGGCGTCGCGCGCCCTGTATGCGCGCGACGCCTCTGCGTTCGCGCACCACACGCAAGGCTGGCCCGAGGACGTGCGCGCCCACGCCCTGCACCTCGCTTCACCGGCATTCACGCCGGATCCGCCCAACGCTTGA
- a CDS encoding GIY-YIG nuclease family protein codes for MTKTRRAHTFTPRAGVYRITHLPSGRTLLGASMHAQGMLNRIQFQLTTRLETPSTINGHHLKALQRDWTTDGEAAFRFEVLDELEPDASGGVAPDDLADLLNLWRAQLALPPESLY; via the coding sequence ATGACCAAGACCCGCCGCGCTCACACCTTTACGCCCCGTGCCGGTGTGTACCGCATCACCCACCTGCCGTCCGGACGCACCCTGCTCGGGGCAAGCATGCACGCTCAGGGCATGCTCAACCGGATCCAGTTTCAATTGACGACGCGGCTCGAAACGCCGTCCACCATCAACGGTCATCACCTCAAGGCTCTGCAGCGCGACTGGACGACCGACGGCGAAGCCGCCTTCCGCTTTGAAGTGCTCGACGAGCTTGAGCCGGACGCGTCGGGAGGCGTTGCTCCCGACGACCTCGCCGACCTGCTCAACCTGTGGCGTGCTCAGCTGGCCCTGCCGCCCGAGTCGCTGTACTGA
- a CDS encoding MFS transporter, with amino-acid sequence MSTPRSPGLPFIFVTLALDMIGLGLVIPVAPMLVAHLARDPLAAPQFLGLLVALFSTAQLLAAPIFGMLSDRFGRRPVLLISTLVTALAYMLAALAPSLMWLLLARTLGGVGAATVGVANAYIADVSTPENRARNFGIAGAAFGLGLIIGPALGGLLSGLDLRLPFLVSATLAALNFLYGLLVLPESRRAAPAPFDPRTLVPLRALGTLSHFSGLPVLAAVVLLGSLATQFLTSTWVLHGAMRYGWTPATNGLTLAIAGLLSAIVQVAVLPRVLRRVGPEQTVALGLLIGVASNVLYGLAAAPWMLWASLPIGALSGLATPALQAITTNKAAPHAQGAVQGALAGLTSISAIVGPLAATALFSRFASPHATPFVPGAAYFAAALLLFASFAVFASTRSVLQGEPA; translated from the coding sequence ATGTCCACCCCCCGCTCGCCCGGCCTGCCGTTTATCTTCGTCACGCTCGCGCTCGACATGATCGGCCTGGGCCTCGTCATCCCCGTTGCGCCCATGCTGGTTGCCCACCTCGCACGTGATCCCCTCGCCGCGCCCCAGTTCCTGGGCCTGCTTGTCGCGCTGTTCTCGACCGCGCAATTGCTCGCCGCCCCGATCTTCGGGATGCTGTCCGACCGCTTCGGTCGCCGTCCCGTCCTGCTGATCTCGACCCTCGTCACCGCTCTGGCGTACATGCTCGCCGCGCTCGCGCCGTCGCTGATGTGGCTCCTCCTGGCTCGCACACTGGGCGGCGTCGGCGCGGCCACCGTCGGCGTCGCCAACGCCTACATCGCGGACGTCAGCACCCCCGAAAACCGCGCCCGGAACTTCGGCATCGCCGGCGCCGCCTTCGGCTTGGGCCTGATCATCGGCCCCGCCCTCGGGGGGCTCCTGAGCGGCCTTGATCTGCGCCTTCCCTTCCTCGTGTCCGCCACGCTCGCTGCCCTGAACTTCCTGTACGGCCTCCTGGTCCTGCCCGAATCCCGCCGGGCCGCCCCCGCGCCCTTCGACCCCCGGACGCTCGTGCCTCTGCGCGCCCTCGGCACCCTCAGCCACTTCTCTGGCCTCCCGGTCCTGGCGGCCGTCGTCCTGCTCGGCAGTCTCGCCACTCAGTTCCTGACCAGCACCTGGGTCCTGCACGGCGCCATGCGGTACGGCTGGACCCCAGCGACCAACGGCCTCACCCTCGCCATTGCCGGCCTGCTGTCCGCCATCGTCCAGGTCGCGGTGCTGCCGCGTGTCCTTCGCCGGGTGGGCCCCGAGCAGACCGTGGCGCTCGGCCTCCTCATCGGTGTCGCCTCGAACGTCCTGTACGGCCTCGCGGCTGCGCCCTGGATGCTGTGGGCCTCCCTGCCCATCGGCGCCCTGTCGGGCCTGGCCACGCCTGCCCTACAGGCCATCACCACCAACAAGGCCGCGCCCCACGCCCAGGGCGCCGTGCAGGGAGCCCTGGCGGGCCTGACGTCCATCAGCGCGATTGTCGGGCCGCTCGCGGCCACCGCCCTCTTCTCGCGCTTCGCCTCCCCACACGCCACGCCCTTCGTGCCGGGTGCCGCCTATTTCGCCGCCGCGCTCCTGCTGTTCGCCAGCTTCGCGGTCTTCGCGTCCACCCGCTCCGTGCTTCAGGGAGAACCCGCATGA